A single Kryptolebias marmoratus isolate JLee-2015 linkage group LG7, ASM164957v2, whole genome shotgun sequence DNA region contains:
- the si:dkey-165a24.9 gene encoding G-protein coupled receptor 4 — MHGATLGLGSMICHSEAKPPSSVSYVRFLTNMSNDTCNLPLNTDTFGLTCIYGVIFSLGLPSNLLSLWGLYHLGRSGGGGCQLVYILNLLLSDLLQLLTLPLWILYLQGAHRWPYGRLTCELVGYVFYVNVYASVVFLCLIAMDRCLAIVYPLSSRSVRSVRVAAALGVAVWILTFLFCLSGLLPSVFDSDKLLCLEKYPVRPSFAYFKIVSMVLGFLLPCAILGYTSAHIGLTLRRSPSLSDHERNKIVGILVVITFNFIVVFGPYHLVGGYRFVSLLRTDEPCGLEQSIFLVYRLCYGLTSLNTLLDPLFYIFLCPNARLELQRSLPRLRRGQDSQKNVIMSTRDQLDIQKDNESGPNASVSAPSSLFSRDDINPLQQGTEDTRL; from the exons ATGCATGGAGCAACACTTGGTCTTGGGTCAATGATTTGTCATTCCGAAGCCAAGCCGCCATCTTCAGTTTCCTATGTCAGGTTTTTAACCAACATGTCTAATGACACCTGCAACCTGCCTTTGAACACGGACACGTTTGGGCTGACGTGCATCTACGGTGTCATCTTCTCCTTGGGTCTTCCCAGCAACCTGCTGTCTCTGTGGGGGTTGTACCACCTAGGTCGGTCAGGTGGAGGAGGCTGTCAGCTCGTCTACATCCTCAACCTGCTGCTGTCggacctcctccagctgctcacCCTGCCGCTGTGGATTCTTTACCTGCAAGGCGCACACCGCTGGCCCTACGGGCGTCTGACCTGCGAGCTGGTCGGTTACGTGTTCTACGTGAACGTCTACGCCAGCGTGGTGTTCCTCTGCCTGATAGCGATGGACCGCTGCTTGGCTATCGTTTACCCGCTCAGCAGCCGGAGCGTGCGCAGCGTCAGGGTGGCGGCCGCGTTGGGTGTAGCCGTGTGGATCCTCACCTTCCTGTTCTGCCTGAGCGGCCTGCTGCCGTCTGTGTTTGACTCGGACAAACTGCTGTGTCTGGAGAAGTACCCAGTCAGGCCCAGTTTTGCTTACTTTAAGATCGTCTCTATGGTTCTGGGCTTCCTGCTGCCATGTGCCATCCTGGG CTACACCTCCGCCCACATCGGGCTGACGCTCCGTCGCTCTCCCTCGCTGTCGGACCACGAGCGGAACAAAATCGTAGGGATCCTGGTTGTGATCACCTTCAACTTCATAGTGGTCTTCGGACCCTACCACCTGGTGGGCGGCTACAGGTTTGTGTCGCTGCTGCGGACGGACGAGCCGTGCGGCTTGGAGCAGTCCATCTTCCTCGTCTACCGGCTGTGCTACGGCCTGACCAGCCTCAACACCTTACTGGACCCCCTCTTCTACATCTTCCTGTGCCCGAACGCCCGGCTGGAGCTCCAGAGGTCCCTGCCCCGTCTGAGGCGAGGCCAGGACAGCCAGAAGAACGTGATCATGAGCACCAGAGACCAGCTGGACATCCAGAAAGACAACGAAAGCGGACCCAACGCCTCG GTTTCCGCTCCGTCGTCTCTGTTTTCTCGAGATGATATAAATCCACTCCAGCAGGGGACAGAAGACACTCGTCTTTGA
- the LOC108250901 gene encoding UDP-glucuronosyltransferase 2C1 isoform X1 yields the protein MSRTVTGTLMVLCFLALGPSYSRGSKILVVPVDGSHWINMKVIIEELHSRGHQITVLHSHNSWYIPSNSSIYASIHTPTQENKWDSNVFNRYVHIFLNLRSYPGFLCQFYQQHWLATQLGMGHKGMARVASTMLDDSVLMRKLQESKFDLMLTDPALTAGAILGSYLKLPMVFNVRGLNSGEAHYVIAPSPVSYVPVPGSELHDQMDFLERTKNMLHYLYSLYEQYFVINPAYSEVFQRHFPPGTDLLSLQLSADIWLFRSDFVFEFPRPTMPNVAYIGGFQCKEAKPLPAELEAFMQSSGEHGVIIMSLGTLVSSLPSEITETIAAAFAQLPQKVIWRFVGEKPSSLGNNTLLVNWLPQNDLLGHPKTRVFVSHGGTNGLYEAIYHGVPVLGLPLVFDQFDNIVRLKVRGAARVVEVRLLTKENFLEDLKDLLENPSYRKNIQHLSQLHRDQPVSPLDTAIFWIEYVIRNRGAAHLKSAGLSLPWYTYFCLDVAAIVMTITGTFIWGSVLVCRCLCCRRSRKKMKPE from the coding sequence ATGTCCAGAACAGTCACCGGGACCCTGATGGTCCTGTGCTTTTTGGCGCTCGGACCGTCTTACAGCAGAGGCAGCAAGATCCTGGTGGTTCCTGTCGATGGCAGCCATTGGATCAACATGAAGGTTATCATTGAAGAGCTTCACTCCAGGGGACACCAAATCACCGTTCTGCATTCTCACAACAGCTGGTACATCCCCAGTAACTCCTCCATTTATGCTTCTATTCATACTCCAACTCAAGAGAACAAGTGGGACAGTAATGTTTTCAACAGATACgtgcacatttttttgaatttacgCAGCTATCCTGGTTTTTTATGCCAGTTTTACCAACAGCACTGGCTTGCAACTCAGTTAGGAATGGGACATAAGGGAATGGCCAGAGTAGCTTCAACAATGTTGGACGACTCCGTGTTGATGAGGAAGTTACAGGAGTCTAAGTTTGACTTAATGTTGACGGACCCTGCTCTGACTGCCGGAGCCATTCTGGGTAGTTACCTCAAGCTGCCGATGGTTTTTAATGTGCGTGGGCTTAATTCTGGGGAAGCTCATTATGTCATAGCTCCATCTCCTGTCTCCTATGTCCCTGTACCAGGAAGTGAACTTCACGATCAGATGGATTTCCTAGAGAGGACAAAGAATATGTTGCACTACCTCTACAGTCTTTACGAGCAGTACTTTGTCATTAATCCTGCCTACTCAGAGGTGTTCCAGCGTCACTTCCCTCCTGGGACTGACTTGTTGTCTTTGCAGCTTTCGGCTGATATCTGGCTGTTCAGATCAGATTTTGTCTTTGAGTTCCCTCGGCCCACCATGCCCAATGTGGCCTACATTGGAGGATTCCAGTGCAAAGAGGCCAAACCCCTGCCTGCTGAGTTGGAGGCTTTCATGCAGAGTTCTGGGGAACACGGGGTGATCATCATGTCACTGGGGACACTGGTGTCGTCTCTGCCATCAGAGATCACCGAGACTATCGCTGCTGCTTTTGCTCAGCTCCCTCAGAAGGTGATTTGGAGGTTTGTAGGTGAAAAGCCCTCCTCTCTGGGAAATAACACCCTGCTGGTGAACTGGCTGCCCCAGAACGACCTCCTGGGACACCCAAAGACCCGTGTCTTTGTATCCCATGGAGGAACCAACGGCCTGTATGAAGCCATCTATCATGGCGTTCCTGTTCTGGGTTTGCCCCTTGTTTTTGATCAGTTCGACAACATAGTCCGACTGAAGGTGCGTGGTGCAGCTCGGGTGGTGGAGGTCAGATTACTGACCAAAGAGAACTTCCTGGAAGATCTGAAGGACCTCTTAGAGAATCCATCTTACCGTAAGAACATCCAGCACCTCTCCCAGCTACACCGCGACCAACCAGTGTCTCCCTTGGACACGGCCATCTTCTGGATCGAGTACGTCATCAGGAACAGAGGAGCCGCCCACCTGAAGTCTGCAGGTCTCAGCCTGCCTTGGTATACCTACTTCTGTCTGGATGTGGCCGCCATCGTGATGACCATAACTGGAACCTTCATCTGGGGTTCAGTCCTGGTCTGTAGgtgtctctgctgcaggaggtCCAGGAAGAAGATGAAACCAGAATAA